One region of Pseudomonas glycinae genomic DNA includes:
- a CDS encoding Imm1 family immunity protein yields MKLDKILEDETQGNRSVTHEVHQPDEKALLSALNRLDGKTFSSTMFFLDDENFMSIGGGAQNRYVVFIALDVDQKLFTLIAPDASGDESLDVVVGGQSGSYPQNQCVDKEIAQQALMYFSAHGTADPGLTWDVEG; encoded by the coding sequence ATGAAGCTGGATAAAATCCTGGAAGATGAAACCCAAGGCAATCGTTCGGTCACTCATGAAGTGCACCAACCCGATGAAAAAGCGTTGCTCTCTGCGCTGAATCGTCTCGATGGAAAAACATTCAGTTCAACGATGTTCTTTCTCGATGATGAAAACTTCATGAGCATTGGCGGCGGTGCGCAAAATCGTTATGTGGTGTTTATCGCGCTGGATGTGGATCAAAAGCTTTTCACACTGATTGCCCCCGACGCATCCGGCGATGAAAGTCTTGATGTCGTTGTGGGAGGGCAGTCCGGCAGCTATCCACAGAATCAGTGCGTCGATAAAGAAATCGCACAACAGGCGCTGATGTATTTTTCTGCGCACGGGACAGCCGATCCAGGTTTGACGTGGGATGTCGAAGGTTAA
- a CDS encoding RHS repeat-associated core domain-containing protein: MTTGGGGAKQREPQVAVVPLNTIDIQDVGRGAAKFDAWLQSISGGVVTLDRVKNVAGALPVVGNIMALVDALGDIVTLAKSKQRQVLDWVSLGINLIGVLPAPPTMASARMTLRPTLGLVRQELRNSAKMLLGDSLIEVLIGHLNATIVGTIDDFVKQAQPKLAGILDDAGKLGQSAVNEIAKGLETVVNGKLDAKGDLNAAGSKLTAARGQLLHDPKAAISNIFGAAFGAYKAAGKGVANSAAKNLLPEKAKALVLGNTSMLRNLGVELRTQLKKLADPGVQHSIGWLLQMLAGAVVTWRKRRSHGQSATVKPGGTSKAQRRAGDGQLEMQSKQAGAKADANCRKNGVCPITAHSISFAMGSETFNHTDFSLPGPFPVTWTRTYYSRLDAYDKGVCGARWITEFTTRFDRVDDGVVYHAADGRSHNYPLPKVGEAHYDPIESLTLVRVDENQLVLCSGVERKETYVRRGQRYLLSGIVLRSGAGIMLHYEHRHNDEVVLSDLITYQGDVSRVHLQLGTLIDDQGRLIGLWEIRDGAPWRQLCAYVYDDAGDLIQAQDENAAVWSYQYQHHLITRYTDRTGRGMNLQWQGQGADARAIREWADDGSYDTRLEWDENIRLTYVTDAHGNETWHYYDILGYTYRIRHPDERSEWLFRDDAKNIVRHVHTDGSIDRFSYDDRGNVLEHIRADDTVLHFAYDDQDQLIKISDAEGGLWLRDYDPQGNLVEAVDPLGNKTEYTYTPAGLLTAIKDANGAEKKLEYNDAGQLTKYTDCSGKSSTWEYDSRGQTICFTDAAGQSTEYEYQAGQLVLIKHPDKSEERFTRDAEGRLLIHIDGLGRCTSWSYTAAGLVAERVDAAEQTLRYRWDRLGRLSALENENEQRAQFEYDPVGRLLHETGFDGRSKHYQYDPDTGRLASTRDGERVTELRFDPMNRLISRLARLGGESQEETFAYDGNGNLVLASNDKSRLQWFHDPAGNLLREHQHYSVLEKPTVAVWQHEYDALNQRVATVRPDGHRISWLTYGSGHLLGMRLDEHDLIGYERDDLHREVARHQGNRLFQTQKWDPAGRLQQQLLGHSDDKRILLKREYQYDAAGQLNGIHDTRRGPIGYQYDPVGRLLNATSRLGVETFAFDPAGNLMDAKAEQVRRPLDQYPTRSKLLDNLLREYAGSHYDYDDRGNLIQRWHNASISRMRWDLFDRLVHFDDARLEIDFAYDALGRRLYKHSRAHFKQHPEAGSQWNQNELSRRQRELGCSFTLYGWDGDNLAWESSLSQTDGDPGRTVHYIYEPGTFVPVAQALRHQSINLFAEPHYSDDYRLADDPLWSIVPKAPPIDVLSWYQCDHLGTPQELTNQNGEIVWSAQYKAWGTAIEKRSEWALQQGLANPIRFQGQYHDHETGLHYNRYRYYDPDVGRFISKDPISYAGGLNLYAYAPNPTGWVDPLGLEGCDPRQQLADRRKALGLPVAGSAEDTSTLAILKFNDQSFEGINSSAQNPKTPITLERVNAQTKTHAEAEAVQHAVNAGMAGKAESAEMWVDRDPCKACGLPGAGGIRSLARNLGCNITVHSPSGSRTYTPTK, from the coding sequence ATGACAACTGGGGGCGGTGGTGCGAAACAGCGTGAGCCGCAAGTCGCGGTGGTACCCCTCAACACGATCGATATTCAGGATGTCGGACGCGGCGCTGCCAAATTCGATGCCTGGTTGCAGTCCATCAGCGGCGGTGTCGTCACACTTGATCGGGTCAAGAACGTCGCGGGTGCTCTTCCTGTCGTGGGCAACATCATGGCGTTGGTTGATGCCCTCGGAGACATCGTCACCCTGGCCAAAAGCAAACAGCGTCAGGTGCTGGATTGGGTCAGCCTGGGTATCAACCTGATTGGTGTATTGCCTGCGCCGCCGACCATGGCTTCTGCGCGCATGACACTACGCCCGACCCTGGGGCTGGTGCGTCAGGAACTGCGTAACAGCGCCAAGATGCTGCTGGGGGACTCGCTGATTGAAGTGTTGATCGGGCATCTGAACGCGACCATCGTCGGCACCATCGATGACTTCGTCAAACAGGCACAACCCAAACTGGCGGGCATTCTCGACGACGCTGGAAAGCTGGGTCAAAGCGCGGTGAACGAGATTGCCAAGGGCCTGGAAACGGTGGTCAACGGCAAGCTTGACGCCAAAGGCGACCTTAACGCGGCAGGTTCAAAGCTCACCGCGGCACGGGGCCAGTTACTGCATGATCCCAAGGCGGCCATCAGCAATATCTTTGGCGCTGCATTTGGCGCCTACAAGGCTGCAGGAAAAGGGGTGGCCAATAGTGCAGCGAAAAATCTGCTGCCGGAAAAAGCCAAGGCCTTGGTACTGGGTAATACATCCATGCTGCGTAATCTGGGTGTAGAACTGCGAACCCAGCTGAAAAAACTTGCCGATCCAGGTGTGCAGCACTCTATCGGCTGGTTGTTGCAGATGCTGGCGGGGGCGGTAGTGACCTGGCGCAAACGCAGGTCTCATGGCCAGAGCGCAACGGTCAAACCCGGCGGAACGAGTAAAGCCCAACGCAGGGCCGGGGACGGGCAACTGGAGATGCAGTCAAAGCAGGCAGGCGCGAAAGCCGACGCCAACTGCCGCAAGAACGGTGTGTGTCCCATCACCGCCCATAGCATCAGCTTTGCCATGGGATCGGAGACTTTCAATCACACGGACTTCAGCCTGCCCGGCCCGTTTCCGGTCACCTGGACTCGCACCTATTACTCACGTCTGGATGCCTACGACAAGGGCGTCTGCGGTGCTCGCTGGATTACCGAGTTCACCACCCGATTTGATCGCGTCGATGACGGGGTGGTGTACCACGCAGCTGATGGTCGCAGCCACAACTACCCTCTGCCCAAAGTGGGTGAAGCTCACTACGACCCGATCGAGAGCCTCACGCTGGTACGCGTCGACGAGAACCAATTGGTGCTGTGCAGCGGTGTCGAGCGCAAGGAAACCTATGTTCGTCGAGGTCAGCGCTATCTGCTGAGTGGAATCGTACTGCGCAGCGGTGCGGGAATCATGCTGCACTACGAACATCGCCATAACGATGAAGTCGTGTTGTCGGATCTGATCACCTACCAAGGGGACGTTTCCAGGGTTCATTTGCAACTCGGTACATTGATCGACGATCAGGGGCGTTTGATCGGCCTCTGGGAAATTCGCGACGGTGCGCCCTGGCGTCAGCTGTGCGCCTATGTTTATGACGACGCCGGGGACTTGATACAGGCTCAGGACGAAAATGCGGCGGTCTGGAGTTACCAGTACCAGCATCACCTCATCACCCGATACACCGATCGCACCGGACGCGGTATGAATCTGCAATGGCAGGGACAGGGCGCCGATGCGCGGGCGATACGCGAATGGGCCGATGACGGCAGCTACGATACCCGGCTGGAGTGGGATGAAAATATTCGCCTGACTTACGTCACCGATGCCCATGGCAATGAGACTTGGCACTACTACGACATCCTTGGCTACACCTATCGTATCCGTCATCCCGACGAACGCTCGGAATGGCTGTTTCGCGATGACGCAAAAAACATCGTGCGCCATGTTCATACCGACGGCAGCATCGATCGATTCAGCTATGACGATCGCGGGAACGTACTCGAACATATCCGGGCCGACGATACGGTCCTGCACTTTGCCTACGACGACCAGGATCAACTGATCAAGATCAGCGACGCGGAGGGTGGCCTGTGGCTTCGCGATTACGATCCACAGGGCAATCTGGTAGAAGCCGTCGACCCATTGGGTAACAAGACCGAATACACCTACACCCCGGCCGGTCTGCTCACGGCCATCAAGGATGCCAACGGCGCCGAGAAGAAACTTGAGTACAACGACGCTGGCCAGTTGACCAAGTACACCGATTGCTCCGGAAAAAGCAGCACCTGGGAATATGACAGTCGAGGGCAGACGATCTGTTTCACCGATGCAGCCGGGCAAAGTACCGAGTACGAATATCAGGCGGGTCAACTGGTACTGATCAAACATCCGGACAAATCCGAAGAGCGATTCACGCGCGATGCCGAAGGTCGATTACTGATCCACATCGATGGCCTTGGTCGCTGCACCTCCTGGAGTTACACCGCTGCCGGTCTGGTGGCGGAGCGGGTGGACGCTGCCGAGCAGACATTGCGCTATCGCTGGGATCGGCTCGGGCGCTTGTCGGCCCTGGAAAACGAAAATGAACAGCGAGCGCAGTTCGAGTACGACCCGGTAGGGCGGCTGCTCCACGAAACCGGCTTCGACGGTCGGAGCAAGCACTACCAATACGATCCTGATACCGGGCGTCTAGCCTCGACGAGGGATGGGGAGCGCGTTACTGAATTGCGCTTCGATCCGATGAACCGCCTGATCTCTCGTCTTGCAAGACTTGGCGGTGAGTCGCAGGAAGAAACCTTTGCCTACGATGGAAACGGCAACCTGGTGCTCGCCAGCAATGATAAGAGTCGCTTGCAGTGGTTTCATGACCCGGCAGGTAACCTGTTGCGCGAGCATCAGCATTATTCGGTACTGGAAAAACCGACGGTTGCGGTCTGGCAGCACGAATATGATGCGCTGAATCAGCGAGTGGCCACTGTGCGTCCGGATGGACACCGGATCAGTTGGCTGACCTACGGCAGTGGCCACTTGTTGGGAATGCGGCTGGATGAGCACGACCTGATCGGTTACGAGCGTGATGATCTGCATCGTGAAGTCGCCCGACATCAGGGCAATCGCCTTTTCCAGACTCAAAAATGGGACCCTGCCGGTCGCTTGCAACAACAATTGCTGGGACACAGTGATGACAAGCGCATCCTGCTCAAGCGCGAGTATCAATATGACGCGGCGGGCCAATTGAATGGTATCCATGACACTCGCCGTGGGCCGATCGGCTATCAATACGACCCGGTAGGTCGTCTGCTCAACGCCACCAGTCGTCTGGGTGTGGAAACCTTCGCGTTCGATCCCGCCGGCAATTTGATGGATGCCAAGGCTGAACAGGTTCGGCGACCGTTGGACCAGTATCCGACCCGGAGCAAGCTTCTCGACAATTTGTTGCGTGAGTACGCTGGCAGTCATTACGACTATGACGACCGTGGCAACCTGATTCAGCGCTGGCACAACGCGAGTATCAGCCGGATGCGCTGGGACCTGTTCGATCGCCTGGTGCATTTCGATGATGCCCGTCTGGAAATCGACTTCGCCTACGATGCGCTGGGTCGGCGGCTGTACAAGCATTCACGTGCGCACTTCAAGCAACACCCCGAAGCCGGGTCGCAGTGGAACCAGAACGAACTGTCACGTCGGCAAAGAGAACTGGGTTGTAGTTTCACGCTGTACGGCTGGGACGGCGACAACCTGGCCTGGGAAAGCAGCCTTTCACAGACCGACGGCGATCCGGGGCGGACGGTGCACTACATCTATGAGCCCGGCACGTTTGTTCCCGTGGCCCAGGCTTTACGGCACCAATCGATCAACTTGTTTGCCGAGCCTCATTACAGCGATGACTATCGTCTGGCCGATGATCCGTTATGGAGCATTGTGCCCAAAGCACCACCGATCGATGTCTTGAGCTGGTATCAGTGTGACCACTTGGGCACACCACAGGAGCTGACCAACCAGAACGGGGAGATCGTCTGGAGTGCACAGTACAAGGCATGGGGTACTGCCATTGAAAAACGTTCGGAGTGGGCACTGCAGCAAGGGCTGGCAAACCCGATTCGTTTTCAGGGGCAATACCACGATCATGAGACAGGGCTGCATTACAACCGGTACCGATATTACGATCCTGACGTTGGCCGTTTCATCAGCAAGGATCCGATCAGTTATGCAGGCGGCCTGAATCTATATGCCTATGCGCCTAACCCGACAGGCTGGGTTGACCCACTGGGTCTTGAGGGCTGTGATCCAAGGCAACAACTGGCCGACCGAAGAAAGGCATTGGGCCTTCCGGTTGCAGGTTCTGCCGAAGACACATCGACACTGGCGATTTTGAAGTTCAACGACCAGAGTTTCGAGGGTATAAACTCAAGCGCTCAAAATCCCAAAACGCCTATTACACTTGAGCGGGTAAATGCGCAGACCAAAACCCACGCAGAAGCCGAAGCGGTGCAGCATGCGGTCAATGCGGGTATGGCAGGCAAGGCCGAAAGTGCGGAAATGTGGGTGGATCGAGACCCTTGCAAGGCTTGCGGACTTCCGGGAGCCGGGGGGATTCGATCACTGGCTCGAAACCTGGGATGCAATATCACCGTACACTCGCCAAGTGGCAGTCGAACTTACACACCAACGAAGTAG